The DNA segment TTATGGATGCACAACGTCGGGAGCAGGCAAGTAAGAGACAGAACGAAGCAAACCAGAAAGCTATCCTCCAGCTGCTCGACGAGATGGGCGATCTGGCGGATGGTGACTTGACCGTTACAGCAAGTGTTACCGAAGACATTACCGGTGCGATTGCCGACTCCATCAACTACGCTATTGAAGCCTTGCGGGAACTGGTAACCACCATCAATACCACCTCTGAACAGGTATCCGGCGCTACCCAAGAGAGTCGCGCCACTGCCATGCATCTCGCCGAGGCCAGTGAGCATCAAGCGGAGCAGATCACTCAGGCCAATGAGTCGATCAAGACGATGACCCAGGCCATTGATCAGATGTCCCAGGATGCTACCGAGTCAGCGGAAGTTGCCAAACGCTCGGTGGAGATCGCCAGTACAGGTGCGGACACCGTGCGCAATACCATCACCGGTATGGACAATATTCGTGAACAGATCCAGGAAACCTCAAAACGTATCAAGCGTCTGGGTGAGAGTTCACAAGAGATCGGTGATATCGTCGAACTGATCGATGATATTGCTGACCAGACGAATATTCTGGCCTTGAATGCAGCCATGCAAGCGGCCATGGCCGGTGAAGCGGGTCGCGGTTTCGCGGTGGTTGCGGACGAGGTACAGCGTCTTGCTGAACGTTCAATCAACGCCACCAAACAGATTGAGGCCCTGGTTAAAACCATTCAGGCTGATACCAACGAGGCGGTAACCTCAATGGAGGCGAGTACCTCAGGTGTTGTCAAGGGGGCAACATTGGCAGAGGATGCTGGTGAAGCGCTGAAAGAGATTGAAAGTGTATCCCAATATATCGCCGACCTGACAGGTAAGATCTCCTCATCTGCACAGGATCAGTCATCTCAGTCGGTGACTGTCAAGGATACCATGAGTGTTATTCAGGAGATCACCAACCAGACATCTGAAGGCACCCATCAAACGGCTAACTCGATCGGTATGTTGGCTGATCTCTCCGATCAGTTGCAGAAGTCTGTTGCTGGTTTCCGGTTGCCGTCCTAAAGGCGGAGAACTTCGATCGATGCATGAGCATTTGCGAATGGCCATAATTATCCCATCCACCATTCTGATTGGAGTGCGCCAAGTATGAGTAATGCGCAAGATTTTGGTGCTCTGAATTGGGTCAAGGATGAGTTGGATGTCTCCATTCGGCATGCCCGACAGGCCCTTGAAGCCCACGTAGAGTCACCGGGAGACGGCAGTTCACTTGCTATCTGTGGTGACCATCTGCATCAGATTGCCAGGGTGTTGCAAATGGTTCAGGTATATGGACCCAGCATGCTCACCGAAGAGATGGAGCTGGTGGTCCGAGACATGGCGGAGGGTGTCGTCAGGCAGGAGGAGGATGCAGCCGAGGCCTTGATGTTGGCGCTTATTCAGCTACCCGATTACCTGGAGAAGTTACAGGGCGGTGATGCGGACATTCCAATGATTATTCTGCCTTTGCTGAATGATCTGCGCGCAGTACGGGATGCTCCGCTGCTGTCGGAAGCGGCGCTGTTCAAACCTGAGATAGATACGGCAAGGGCTACTGGTGACGTCAATGATGAGTTACCGAAATACGCCAGACAAATCAGGCAGAAATATCATTTAGGCTTGCTTAGTTGGTATCGTAAACGGGATACCGTTCATGGCTGGCCGCTGTTGCGAGATGTTTTTGCCACCCTGCATCAGCATGCAGGGACTGAATCGGCACACCATCTGTTCTGGGTGGCAGAAGGCCTGATGCATGGCCTGATCGATGGAACAATCGCCCCCGGCATCGCCGTCAAGCAGCTGTTCAGTCGTCTCGATCGTAAGGTGAAAGCGATTATCGATGGTGGTGAGCAGGCGCTGGTCGAGAAGCCACCTGAGGCACTGCTGAAGAATCTGCTCTATTACATTGCACGGGCGCAATCCGATGACCCGTTGATCAAAGAGATTAAAGAAGCCTATAACTTGGATTCTGTCATGCCCAGTGAGGCTGAATTGACAGAAGGCAGATTGGGTTTGACCGGTTCCAATGCGGAATTGGCGGAATCGATCAAGGATGCGGTTGGTAATGAATTGACCCGTATCAAGGATATTCTCGATCTATTCATGCGGGATGAAAAGCCCGACATGGAGATGCTGGGACATCTGGAGGCCCCAATCAGGAAACTGGCGGATACCCTTGGCATGATCGGTCAAGGTGCATTGCGGTCACGGCTAATCCGGCAAGCAGATAAGGTAAAGAATTTTGTTGAACAGGAAATCTCGCCCGAAGAGTTTGAACTCATGGAGATGGCGGGAGATATTCTGTATGTGGAGTCATCCCTCAGTACCCTGCATACATTCCAGCCAGCCAGGGAGGAAGCGCCAAGCGAAGAAGAGTTGGGGCAGACGCTCCCAGATGGCGAATATCAGAACCTGATCAAGCAGACAGTCAGAGAAGCAAAGGTAGAGATTGCCAAGGCCAAGGAGGCGATCATCAGCTTCACTGAGGCCACGGATAACATTTCGGTTTTACACAACGTCTACGAGTGTTTCAGACGGGTGGAAGGTGCACTGAATATGCTCAACCTGCGTGAGGCTGCTGATTTGATGTCTCATACAGGTGTGTTTGTACAATCCTATCTGATCGAAGGCGAACACATTCCGGAACGTCAGCAACTAAATTCGCTGGCGGATGTGGTTAGTAGTATTGAGTACTATCTTGAGACTCTGGTTGACGGCGCCGGTAATCGTCAGGAGATCCTGGCAATCGCTCAGGCTGCATTGAATGATCTGCAAAAAGTGAGTGGTGTCCAGGTTACGCCATATACCCAGCCGGCGGAAAATATCCAACTTGAAGAGTCGGCCGATCACACAGAAGGCATTGAGCTGGATGAGGAAGAGGTCTCTGATCTTGAGCTGGGTGAAAGCAGTCTGCAGATTGAACAGCCACAGCCAGAGGTCGAAATCATTCCGCTGCAAGGTGAGGGTTCGGCGCCTGAGCAAGAGGCGGAAGTTCGTGTGCCAGAGCCAGAACCAGAACCAGAACCAGAAATTGCCTCGGTGGATAAACCGGTGCTCGAGGACATCGATCCTGAGATTCTTGAAATCTTCACTGAAGAGGCCCAAGAAGAGTTGGAGGCAATCCGGGAATACCTGCCACAGTGGCAACGGGATCAGAATAACAGAGAAGCACTGAATACGTTTCGACGCTCCTTCCATACACTGAAGGGAAGTGGACGCCTGGTTGGTGCAAAGGTGATCGGTGAGTTGGCTTGGGCGGTTGAAAATATGTTGAACCGCTTGATCGATGAGACCATCAAGGTCAACCCGGACATGATGGATCTGTTGAATCGAGTGGTCGATTCACTACCCGAGCTGATCAGCTGTCAGGAGAGGGGGGTTTATCCCGATATTGATGTTGAGTTTATACAGCGTCAGGCCTATGCGTTGGCAGAGGGCAAACCCATGCCAACGGCCGATGCAGAACCTCTAATTGATACGGATACACAACCGTCAGAAATAGTTGAAGATGCCTTGAGTGAAGCTTCCAGTCTGGTTGCTCAGGATGAACAAGCGGAGGTGGAAGCGGCTGATAGCGGAACTGAGTCTGAACAGGAATTTGAAACCCTGCTCGACGACCTCTCCAGCCTGGAAATAGATACCGACAGGTCTGATTTTTCAGGTCTCGATTCTGAACAGGATAGTGATACCGATAACCCTGTAATAGAAGCAGCCACGGATGTTGAAGAGCCAGTTTCGGAACAGATGACCGAGGAGGATTTACTCGAGGATTTCACCGATTCTGATTTAGAGATCGAGATAGATTCAGAGCTGCTCGATGTATTTGCTGAAGAGTCTGAGGAGCATCTGCTTGAGATAGAGCAATTCATCAATGGGGTAAGAGACGGGAAAACAGAGGTACTGATACCGGAAGAAGTAGTGCGTGCCTGCCATACCCTGCATGGCAGTGCGCATATGGCGGGTATATCGCCAATCGCTATGCTCAGCGATGCAATGGAAGCCTATGCCAGAGTCTTGCATGAGGGTCGACATGTTGCCGATGAAAGCGTTCTTGAACTGATTGGCGGTAGCGTTGGGTACATTCGGAAGCTACTCAGCTGGTTGCCGGAAGAGAGCCTGCCAGAACCCCATATAGACACCTACATTAGTGGCTTGCGGAGCGCGCGAGAACAGCTGGAGGGTGAGGAGCTGGCAATAACCGAAGCGCAGTCTGAACCTGTCGCGCCCGAGACGCCGGTGATAGATGAATTGGGCTCCGAGTCAGAAGCTGAACTTGAACTGCCTGTTGAGGAAGGTGGGGAAGCTGCTGATGTAGAGCTGATGAACGAGTCTGCGACCGGGGAACTCGAGGAGCCGGTTGTCGACGACAATATCGTGCCATTTCAATTGGATGAAGATTCGCAGCCTGACGAGGTGGAGATTGAACTGTCCGAATCTCATGAGGATTCAGCTCAGGAGGTGAATGAATCCAACCTGGTGAACCTGCCAAGTTACCAGCTAGACGAAGACCTGTTTGAGGTTGATGGGGATGAGGAACTAGTTGAGATCTTCGTCGAAGAGGGACGGGAGATATTGGAGAATCTCGAGCAGTGCTATAACAATTGGATTGAATCACCCCTGGACGGCAGTGTCGTGGACGAATTCAAGCGTTCACTGCACACCCTTAAAGGGAGTTCCAGATTAGCGGGCATCAATCCAATTGGAGATTTAAGCCATAGTCTGGAAAACTTTTTCGAACGCATATCCCGCGAAGAGATCAAGCCGGAATCGTCCCTACAGAACATGGTGCGTCAGACCTTGGATATCCTGGCGACCCAGGTCGATGACACCGAACGAGAAGGGAAGCTGCGCTACTCAACCCAACTGCTATCCGATCTGGAGGCCCCTGTCACCAGTACGGGCCTGCAGGAGACTGCGCAGAGTGAAGGCGAGGATGAGTCATTTGAGGAGGAGATGCAGCTTATCGAGGCAGAGGATGAAATCCTCGATGATGAGTCTCTCCAGGATGAGGAATCGAGTCTTGATGCTGAACAGGTGGAAGCGGTAGACACCTCCTCATACTATGATGAGCCGATGAGCTTTCTCCATGATGGAGATCTGTTCGAAGTGAGTGAGGATCCGGAGCTGGTTGAGATCTTCTTGGAGGAGTCACGTGAATTGCTGGAAGCCCTGGAGGAGAATTATAAACTCTGGAATGAGAATCGGGCTGACCATAAAGGTCTGGATGGGATGCAACGGACGTTGCACACCATCAAGGGAAGTTCACGCCTGGCCGGGATCGAACCTGTGGGTGACCTTAGTCATGCAATGGAGTCTTTGCTGAACGCAGTGGTCAGGGGGCAGATAGAAGCTACAGATAGCGTATTTGGAGTCACACGACAGGCAATCGATTTAATTGCCACTCAAATAGATGATGTCGCAACCACCGGTAAGATTCATCGAGCTGATTTGTTGATAGAGCGGATCCAGGAAATTATCGATAGCGTATCATTGGAAGAGGATTCGATTGAAGAACTCTTAGATCCGGAAGTACAGGATGAACTGGAAGAGTTTGAAGAGAGTGTTGATGAGGTAGATGAAGCAGCTCCAAGTGAGGAAGACCTGGAAATTCCGTTCGAGAGCTTCAATATTGATGGTGTAAATGAGCAGGCAGCCGAGCAAACTGATGATTCTTTCATGCTCGCGCATGATGATGTGCTACTGGATGTGGGAGAAGATGAAGAGCTGATACAGATCTTCATCGAAGAGGCGAAGGAGTTCATCGAACATATCGAGAGCAGTTACCAGCAATGGTTCGAAAATGTCGAAGATCATGCTGCAATCGAAGGCGTGCAACGAAATCTTCACACCTTGAAAGGTAGTGCGCGACTGGCCGGTATCATGCCGGTGGGTGATCTCAGTCACTCCATCGAGTCGGTGATGACAGCCATCGTTGAAAAAGAGATCGATCCGATTGATATGGTCACAGATGCGTTAAGGCATGCCATTGATCACTTGGCTCAACAGATCGATACAATTGCAAAATCCGGTAAAGTTCCCGCCTCGGACACCGAGGTAGAGCAATTGCAAAACTTGCTTGGTGGAGAGCCTACACCTTCTCATGCGGATTTGGTTGAAGCGATCCAGGAAGTGCAGGAAAGCGAAGTCAGCGAGCAATTGGAAAAGGTAGAGACTGTTGAATCGGCAACAGTGCTTCCGTTCAACGAAGAGATTGCAAAGCTGCTCGAACCGGACAAGAAAGAGGATGAGGAGAGTTTTAAGCCTACCAAGGAGCAGGTGCGTGTCAATGCGGATCTCATGGATCGCCTGGTTAATCATGCGGGTGAAGTGAGTATCTACAGGGCAAGACTGGAACAACAGAACAGTGTGCTTGGGTTCAACCTGTCAGAGTTGGAACAGACTGTATCTCGATTGCATACTCAATTGAGAAACCTGGAAATAGAAACCGAGGCACAGATCATCTACCGCTGGGAACGCGAGCATGAAGATGATCGCGAAAAGACCGAGTTCGACCCACTCGAACTGGATAGATTTTCTACCATGCAGCAGCTCTCAAGGGCCTTGATGGAGACGGTCAATGACCTAGGGAACATCAATGAATCACTGCGAGACCTGCAGCGTGAAACAGACACACTTCTGCTGCAACAGTCGCGCATCTCCACCGATCTCCAGGATGGTCTGCTGCGTACCCGTATGGTGCCGTTCGCGCAATTGGTACCGAGGATGCAGCGCCTGGTCCGTCAGACCGCGGGTCAATTGGGCAAGAAGGCCAATCTTGAGTGTTTTGGC comes from the Candidatus Thiodiazotropha sp. CDECU1 genome and includes:
- a CDS encoding hybrid sensor histidine kinase/response regulator; its protein translation is MSNAQDFGALNWVKDELDVSIRHARQALEAHVESPGDGSSLAICGDHLHQIARVLQMVQVYGPSMLTEEMELVVRDMAEGVVRQEEDAAEALMLALIQLPDYLEKLQGGDADIPMIILPLLNDLRAVRDAPLLSEAALFKPEIDTARATGDVNDELPKYARQIRQKYHLGLLSWYRKRDTVHGWPLLRDVFATLHQHAGTESAHHLFWVAEGLMHGLIDGTIAPGIAVKQLFSRLDRKVKAIIDGGEQALVEKPPEALLKNLLYYIARAQSDDPLIKEIKEAYNLDSVMPSEAELTEGRLGLTGSNAELAESIKDAVGNELTRIKDILDLFMRDEKPDMEMLGHLEAPIRKLADTLGMIGQGALRSRLIRQADKVKNFVEQEISPEEFELMEMAGDILYVESSLSTLHTFQPAREEAPSEEELGQTLPDGEYQNLIKQTVREAKVEIAKAKEAIISFTEATDNISVLHNVYECFRRVEGALNMLNLREAADLMSHTGVFVQSYLIEGEHIPERQQLNSLADVVSSIEYYLETLVDGAGNRQEILAIAQAALNDLQKVSGVQVTPYTQPAENIQLEESADHTEGIELDEEEVSDLELGESSLQIEQPQPEVEIIPLQGEGSAPEQEAEVRVPEPEPEPEPEIASVDKPVLEDIDPEILEIFTEEAQEELEAIREYLPQWQRDQNNREALNTFRRSFHTLKGSGRLVGAKVIGELAWAVENMLNRLIDETIKVNPDMMDLLNRVVDSLPELISCQERGVYPDIDVEFIQRQAYALAEGKPMPTADAEPLIDTDTQPSEIVEDALSEASSLVAQDEQAEVEAADSGTESEQEFETLLDDLSSLEIDTDRSDFSGLDSEQDSDTDNPVIEAATDVEEPVSEQMTEEDLLEDFTDSDLEIEIDSELLDVFAEESEEHLLEIEQFINGVRDGKTEVLIPEEVVRACHTLHGSAHMAGISPIAMLSDAMEAYARVLHEGRHVADESVLELIGGSVGYIRKLLSWLPEESLPEPHIDTYISGLRSAREQLEGEELAITEAQSEPVAPETPVIDELGSESEAELELPVEEGGEAADVELMNESATGELEEPVVDDNIVPFQLDEDSQPDEVEIELSESHEDSAQEVNESNLVNLPSYQLDEDLFEVDGDEELVEIFVEEGREILENLEQCYNNWIESPLDGSVVDEFKRSLHTLKGSSRLAGINPIGDLSHSLENFFERISREEIKPESSLQNMVRQTLDILATQVDDTEREGKLRYSTQLLSDLEAPVTSTGLQETAQSEGEDESFEEEMQLIEAEDEILDDESLQDEESSLDAEQVEAVDTSSYYDEPMSFLHDGDLFEVSEDPELVEIFLEESRELLEALEENYKLWNENRADHKGLDGMQRTLHTIKGSSRLAGIEPVGDLSHAMESLLNAVVRGQIEATDSVFGVTRQAIDLIATQIDDVATTGKIHRADLLIERIQEIIDSVSLEEDSIEELLDPEVQDELEEFEESVDEVDEAAPSEEDLEIPFESFNIDGVNEQAAEQTDDSFMLAHDDVLLDVGEDEELIQIFIEEAKEFIEHIESSYQQWFENVEDHAAIEGVQRNLHTLKGSARLAGIMPVGDLSHSIESVMTAIVEKEIDPIDMVTDALRHAIDHLAQQIDTIAKSGKVPASDTEVEQLQNLLGGEPTPSHADLVEAIQEVQESEVSEQLEKVETVESATVLPFNEEIAKLLEPDKKEDEESFKPTKEQVRVNADLMDRLVNHAGEVSIYRARLEQQNSVLGFNLSELEQTVSRLHTQLRNLEIETEAQIIYRWEREHEDDREKTEFDPLELDRFSTMQQLSRALMETVNDLGNINESLRDLQRETDTLLLQQSRISTDLQDGLLRTRMVPFAQLVPRMQRLVRQTAGQLGKKANLECFGVEGELDRSILNRMVPVLEHLLRNSVSHGVEFPEDRQKAGKQEVGRVSLYLDREATDVLITLSDDGRGLDIEAIRKRALEQNMIDANAEISDDDLIQCVLLPGFSTAKEVTQISGRGVGLDVVTSEVKQLGGSLEIDSQPGRGTSFIIRLPLTLAISDALLVRAGEEIYAVPHGSISGVVRIRRQELLACYEGGGKGFNYGAKNYKVNYLGSMMGMGKHDIPETTRWLPLLLLQTGDHQAALQVDELLGSRQVVVKSLGKQVGSVRWITGGTILADGRVALILDLAALVRMDATHATSPLSLVSEKPEKRVEDQLRVMVVDDSITVRKVTSRLLERHDMEVVTAKDGVEAVALLQEQVPDIMLLDIEMPRMDGFELARHINNSVDYYGLPIIMISSRVGDKHRKRAVDLGVKRCLGKPYQESELLDNINEVLAESRS
- a CDS encoding methyl-accepting chemotaxis protein; the protein is MKGRRAGSTLPSNKVITIFAVLVLVSLVLALVTFLHTTQRESYDEQYLIRAAEQQVLAQRIAKYAISAARGELQSFVPLKQSRDRFDNIMWELKNGAKSEGLPASPIEVMPALRSLENSWLELKGNIDEIVKAQENILAIDEFSAIISEFVPQLQELSEELAEVLINSNAPRRQIYIATEQEMLIQRINSNVNLVLEGGQETAAAIDQFSRDADYFGRILQGLINGDKELGIAKVTDKIAKQRLADVSTLFATINDNSTEIISNIPDVLPALEAASVVNGSSDSVSNAAEELIAAFGESPGRFSILGIKAGPGMIAVFGAAAVLFLVVLGVQLIMDAQRREQASKRQNEANQKAILQLLDEMGDLADGDLTVTASVTEDITGAIADSINYAIEALRELVTTINTTSEQVSGATQESRATAMHLAEASEHQAEQITQANESIKTMTQAIDQMSQDATESAEVAKRSVEIASTGADTVRNTITGMDNIREQIQETSKRIKRLGESSQEIGDIVELIDDIADQTNILALNAAMQAAMAGEAGRGFAVVADEVQRLAERSINATKQIEALVKTIQADTNEAVTSMEASTSGVVKGATLAEDAGEALKEIESVSQYIADLTGKISSSAQDQSSQSVTVKDTMSVIQEITNQTSEGTHQTANSIGMLADLSDQLQKSVAGFRLPS